The Triticum dicoccoides isolate Atlit2015 ecotype Zavitan chromosome 6A, WEW_v2.0, whole genome shotgun sequence genome has a window encoding:
- the LOC119314582 gene encoding peroxidase 70-like, producing the protein MALCSSCRTWTWHCLLALFLLASAAYGQLSPSFYAKSCPTLELIVRATMIKALLAERRMGASLLRLHFHDCFVQGCDGSILLDDVGSFVGEKTAFPNVNSVRGYEVIDEIKKNVELVCPGVVSCADITALAARDGVFLLGGPSWAVPLGHRDSTTASLTQANSDLPGPSLNLDQLIAAFAKKQLSPRDLTALSGTHTIGFSQCLNFRDHIYNGTDIDPAFAALRKGACPAQAPNGDTNLAPLDVQTPLFFDNAYYRNLVAKRGLLNSDQVLFNGGSQDALVRQYAANPALFASDLVTAMIKMASLTPPSGTPTQIRRNCRVVNS; encoded by the exons ATGGCTTTGTGCTCCAGCTGCCGGACATGGACATGGCACTGCTTGCTtgccctcttcctcctcgcctCCGCGGCCTATGGGCAGCTCTCGCCGTCGTTCTACGCAAAGAGCTGCCCGACGCTTGAGCTCATCGTGCGCGCCACCATGATCAAGGCCCTCCTCGCCGAGCGCCGAATGGGCGCGTCCCTCCTCAGGCTCCACTTCCATGACTGCTTTGTTCAA GGCTGCGACGGGTCCATTCTCTTGGATGACGTGGGTAGCTTCGTGGGCGAGAAGACTGCCTTTCCGAACGTGAACTCGGTGCGGGGCTACGAGGTGATCGACGAGATCAAGAAGAACGTGGAGCTGGTCTGCCCTGGcgtcgtctcctgcgccgacatcaCCGCCCTCGCAGCACGGGACGGCGTCTTTCTG CTAGGCGGGCCCAGCTGGGCGGTGCCGCTCGGCCACCGGGACTCGACGACGGCCAGCCTGACTCAGGCGAACAGCGACCTCCCAGGGCCCAGCTTAAACCTGGACCAGCTCATCGCCGCGTTCGCCAAGAAGCAGCTGAGCCCGCGGGACCTCACGGCGCTCTCCGGCACCCACACCATCGGCTTCTCGCAGTGCCTCAACTTCCGCGACCACATCTACAACGGCACCGACATCGACCCGGCGTTCGCCGCGCTGCGCAAGGGCGCCTGCCCCGCCCAGGCCCCTAACGGCGACACCAACCTCGCGCCGTTAGACGTGCAGACGCCGCTCTTCTTCGACAACGCCTACTATCGCAACCTGGTGGCCAAGCGCGGCCTGCTCAACTCCGACCAGGTGCTCTTCAACGGCGGCTCTCAGGATGCGCTGGTGCGCCAGTACGCCGCCAACCCGGCGTTGTTTGCCTCCGACTTGGTGACGGCCATGATCAAGATGGCGAGCCTCACCCCGCCCAGCGGAACCCCCACCCAGATCAGGCGTAACTGCAGGGTCGTCAACAGCTGA